A region of Homo sapiens chromosome 17, GRCh38.p14 Primary Assembly DNA encodes the following proteins:
- the SUZ12 gene encoding polycomb protein SUZ12 isoform X4, with protein MTVFDKNRRLQLLDGEYEVAMQEMEECPISKKRATWETILDGKRLPPFETFSQGPTLQFTLRWTGETNDKSTAPIAKPLATRNSESLHQENKPGSVKPTQTIAVKESLTTDLQTRKEKDTPNENRQKLRIFYQFLYNNNTRQQTEARDDLHCPWCTLNCRKLYSLLKHLKLCHSRFIFNYVYHPKGARIDVSINECYDGSYAGNPQDIHRQPGFAFSRNGPVKRTPITHILVCRPKRTKASMSEFLESEDGEVEQQRTYSSGHNRLYFHSDTCLPLRPQEMEVDSEDEKDPEWLREKTITQIEEFSDVNEGEKEVMKLWNLHVMKHGFIADNQMNHACMLFVENYGQKIIKKNLCRNFMLHLVSMHDFNLISIMSIDKAVTKLREMQQKLEKGESASPANEEITEEQNGTANGFSEINSKEKALETDSVSGVSKQSKKQKL; from the exons GCGCTTACAGCTTTTAGATGGGGAATATGAAGTAGCCATGCAGGAAATGGAAGAATGTCCAATAAGCAAGAAAAGAGCAACATGGGAGACTATTCTTGATGGGAAG aggctgCCTCCATTCGAAACATTTTCTCAGGGACCTACGTTGCAGTTCACTCTTCGTTGGACAGGAGAGACCAATGATAAATCTACGGCTCCTATTGCCAAACCTCTTGCCACTAGAAATTCAGAGAGTCTCCATCAGGAAAACAAGCCTGGTTCAGTTAAACCTACTCAAACTATTG CTGTTAAAGAATCATTGACTACAGATctacaaacaagaaaagaaaaggatactCCAAATGAAAACcgacaaaaattaagaatattttatcaG ttTCTCTATAACAACAATACAAGGCAACAAACTGAAGCAAGAGATGACCTGCATTGCCCTTGGTGTACTCTGAACTGCCGCAAACTTTATAGTTTACTCAAGCATCTTAAACTCTGCCATAGCAGATTTATCTTCAACTATGTT TATCATCCAAAAGGTGCTAGGATAGATGTTTCTATCAATGAGTGTTATGATGGCTCCTATGCAGGAAATCCTCAGGATATTCATCGCCAACCTGGATTTGCTTTTAGTCGCAACGGACCAGTTAAGAGAACACCTATCACACATATTCTTGTGTGCAG gCCAAAACGAACAAAAGCAAGCATGTCTGAATTTCTTGAATCTGAAGATGGGGAAGTAGAACAGCAAAGAACATATAGTAGTGGCCACAATCGTCTGTATTTCCATAGTGATACCTGCTTACCTCTCCGTCCACAAGAAATGGAAGTAGATAGTGAAGATGAAAAGGATCCTGAATGGCTAAGAGAAAAAACCATTaca cAAATTGAAGAGTTTTCTGATGttaatgaaggagagaaagaagtgaTGAAACTCTGGAATCTCCATGTCATGAAGCATGG GTTTATTGCTGACAATCAAATGAATCATGCCTGTATGCTGTTTGTAGAAAATTATGGacagaaaataattaagaagaatTTATGTCGAAACTTCATGCTTCATCTAGTCAGCATGCATGACTTTAATCTTATTAGCATAATGTCAATAGATAAAGCTGTTACCAAGCTCCGTGAAATGCAGCAAAAATTAGAAAAGGGGGAATCTGCTTCCCCTGCAAACGAAGAAATAACTGAAGAACAAAATGGGACAGCAAATGGATTTAGTGAAATTAACTCAAAAGAGAAAGCTTTGGAAACAGATAGTGTCTCAGGGGTTTCAAAacagagcaaaaaacaaaaactctga